From the genome of Turicibacter faecis, one region includes:
- a CDS encoding DNA-processing protein DprA: protein MNIREKLITLSILKKGNWKEMYDFLIQDKMLTQITENQVKECLKQIKNISVLTILDPEYPECYKEMPAPPFVLYYKGNPNLLEGKRVALIGNQRPSQTGIGEARKLGFQLLDKGITLVGNLQLGIETVAHSIATKEGKTIAILPSGFWVIYPRENYDLYYQLIKGHLVLTEYPPGVSPSAQRFNRAHHLLQALSDVLIVIEMTKGDYRLNSLKGQIDVGKVVYALPASYNVHSSRGCLELIRYGAHCFLNCSEIFSWLNHM, encoded by the coding sequence ATGAATATACGTGAAAAGTTAATTACACTTAGTATTTTAAAAAAAGGTAATTGGAAGGAAATGTATGATTTTTTGATACAAGATAAAATGTTAACGCAAATAACTGAAAATCAGGTGAAGGAGTGTTTAAAGCAGATAAAAAATATATCAGTTTTAACAATCTTAGATCCGGAATACCCAGAGTGTTATAAAGAGATGCCGGCTCCTCCATTTGTTCTTTATTACAAGGGGAATCCAAACTTGTTAGAGGGAAAAAGGGTTGCTTTAATTGGAAATCAAAGACCTTCTCAAACAGGGATAGGTGAGGCACGTAAACTAGGCTTTCAACTTCTAGATAAGGGAATTACTCTTGTAGGAAATTTACAACTCGGGATTGAAACAGTTGCGCATTCAATAGCTACTAAAGAGGGGAAAACGATTGCTATTTTGCCCTCTGGTTTTTGGGTTATTTACCCTCGAGAAAACTACGATTTATATTATCAATTAATAAAGGGGCACTTGGTATTAACAGAGTATCCCCCAGGTGTTTCCCCGTCTGCTCAACGATTTAATAGAGCGCATCACTTGTTACAAGCTTTAAGTGATGTTTTAATTGTTATAGAAATGACGAAAGGCGATTATCGATTAAATTCATTAAAAGGCCAAATTGATGTTGGAAAGGTTGTTTATGCGTTGCCCGCTTCGTACAATGTTCATTCATCAAGGGGATGTTTAGAGTTAATTCGCTATGGCGCACATTGTTTTTTAAATTGCAGTGAAATTTTTTCTTGG
- a CDS encoding ribonuclease HII — MENYTISEIKNLLQQDIVEDSILEKLKEDNRIGVQRLVRQYEKKVQREYDEFQKFITMSIYENELRYNGIDLIAGVDEVGRGPLAGPVVAAAVILPTDCWLFGIDDSKKLSEAKRQYFYEEIQKHAIGIGVGICTSEEIDRLNIYEATKLAMERAINHLQQQPQHLLLDAIQLPRVNIAQTSIIKGDAKSVSIAAASIVAKVTRDAYMKDLGEKYPNYGFERHVGYGTKEHLQAIEDYGIVAEHRKSFEPIRSKQKKITKM; from the coding sequence ATGGAAAATTATACAATAAGTGAGATAAAAAATCTCTTACAACAAGATATCGTTGAAGATTCTATTTTGGAGAAGTTAAAAGAGGATAACCGTATAGGGGTTCAGAGATTAGTTAGACAGTATGAAAAAAAGGTTCAACGAGAGTACGATGAATTTCAAAAATTTATTACAATGTCTATCTATGAGAATGAGCTTCGTTATAATGGTATTGATTTGATAGCTGGTGTTGATGAGGTAGGACGAGGGCCATTAGCAGGACCTGTTGTGGCGGCGGCCGTTATTTTACCAACTGATTGTTGGTTGTTCGGAATTGATGATTCAAAAAAATTATCAGAGGCAAAGCGTCAATATTTTTACGAGGAGATACAAAAACATGCGATTGGAATAGGGGTAGGAATCTGTACCAGTGAAGAAATAGATCGTCTGAATATTTATGAAGCAACGAAGCTAGCGATGGAACGGGCGATTAATCATTTGCAACAGCAACCACAACACCTGTTACTGGATGCCATTCAATTGCCTCGGGTGAACATTGCGCAAACCTCAATTATAAAGGGCGATGCAAAGAGTGTTTCAATTGCCGCGGCTAGTATCGTAGCAAAGGTAACGCGGGATGCCTATATGAAGGACTTAGGGGAAAAATATCCGAATTACGGGTTTGAACGCCATGTAGGATATGGAACGAAGGAACATTTACAAGCGATAGAGGATTATGGAATCGTAGCGGAGCACCGTAAATCGTTTGAACCTATACGCTCTAAACAAAAAAAGATTACGAAAATGTAA
- the ylqF gene encoding ribosome biogenesis GTPase YlqF yields MTVQWFPGHMAKARRQIQEKLKLVDIVYELLDARIPYSSSNPMMNEIIKHKPKLIILNKADIADATVTQQWVNYFKQQNQPVITVDALHQNAIKQIVEASKEILKEKFEKEKAKGLRPRPIRAMILGIPNVGKSTLTNNLAKRKAAQTGDRPGVTKAQQWIKVEKELELLDTPGVLWPKFEDQRVGYNLAVTGAIKDTILHLDDIILYALDYLINNYPERLIERYHLSGEFDDKVAVLEEIGRKRGFLQSGGYVDYDKVYEILLREIRGLKLGRLSFERPIDIKKED; encoded by the coding sequence ATGACAGTACAATGGTTTCCAGGACATATGGCAAAGGCCCGTCGTCAAATACAAGAAAAATTAAAATTAGTAGATATTGTTTATGAATTATTAGATGCTCGTATTCCTTATTCATCGAGTAATCCAATGATGAATGAAATCATAAAGCATAAGCCTAAATTGATTATTTTAAATAAAGCTGATATTGCAGATGCAACCGTTACACAACAGTGGGTGAACTACTTTAAGCAGCAAAATCAACCAGTCATCACCGTTGATGCTCTTCACCAAAATGCGATTAAACAAATCGTTGAAGCTTCAAAGGAGATTTTAAAAGAAAAATTTGAGAAAGAAAAGGCTAAAGGGTTACGCCCACGTCCTATTCGAGCGATGATCTTGGGAATTCCTAACGTAGGTAAATCAACGTTAACAAATAATTTAGCTAAACGAAAAGCGGCCCAAACGGGAGATCGCCCAGGTGTGACGAAAGCGCAACAGTGGATCAAGGTTGAAAAGGAATTAGAATTGCTTGATACACCGGGTGTTTTATGGCCAAAATTTGAAGATCAACGAGTAGGTTATAATCTAGCAGTAACTGGGGCAATTAAAGATACAATTTTGCACCTAGATGATATTATTTTATATGCATTGGACTATTTAATAAATAATTATCCGGAGCGATTGATTGAACGCTATCATTTAAGTGGAGAATTTGATGATAAGGTTGCTGTTTTGGAGGAAATCGGTCGGAAACGCGGATTCTTACAATCGGGTGGCTATGTAGATTATGATAAAGTTTATGAAATTTTACTCCGTGAAATTCGAGGATTAAAGTTAGGGCGGTTATCTTTTGAGCGTCCGATAGATATTAAAAAAGAGGATTAG
- the lepB gene encoding signal peptidase I has protein sequence MRVRVLRFGFYWGKTFLIALVMVILIQHFIFTPVKVDGASMLPTLQDGDSAILWKLGYEPKAFDVIVFEVSEGQYYVKRIIGLPGQSIEVVEDQLYVDGIVVPEPYLDKDIKSGDTFTWDFTLQEVCQFQSCEKIPPGYYLVLGDNRPLSVDSRQIGLIHENQILGHVVGAQWMDHRDN, from the coding sequence ATGAGAGTTAGGGTATTACGGTTTGGATTTTATTGGGGAAAAACATTTTTAATTGCATTAGTAATGGTCATATTGATTCAACATTTTATATTTACGCCAGTAAAGGTAGATGGTGCGTCAATGTTGCCAACCTTACAAGATGGTGATTCAGCAATTCTATGGAAGTTAGGCTATGAACCGAAGGCCTTTGATGTTATTGTTTTTGAGGTCAGTGAGGGACAGTACTATGTTAAACGAATAATTGGACTTCCTGGCCAAAGTATAGAAGTGGTAGAAGATCAACTATATGTGGATGGGATAGTTGTACCGGAGCCATATCTTGATAAAGATATCAAGTCAGGGGATACCTTTACTTGGGATTTTACACTACAAGAAGTATGTCAATTTCAATCTTGTGAAAAAATTCCACCGGGGTACTATCTGGTCCTTGGTGATAATCGCCCGCTAAGCGTGGATAGTCGGCAAATTGGGCTTATCCATGAAAATCAAATATTAGGTCATGTAGTTGGGGCGCAATGGATGGATCATAGAGACAATTAA
- the lepB gene encoding signal peptidase I, translating to MKKILREVFDWVKTFVIIFIIVTLVHKYVFTPVKVDGPSMYPTLHDEDSVILWKLGYQPKPFDVVVFEYSPNVYYVKRVIGIPGQTVSYYDDQLYVDNQPVMENYLQRGKSVVAYSGSFTEDFTLEDICQFDECSVIPEDYYLVLGDNRPHSRDSRDIGLVHKDQLLGKAVWIQWPLSSFGPIE from the coding sequence ATGAAAAAAATACTGCGAGAAGTTTTTGATTGGGTAAAAACATTTGTTATTATTTTTATTATAGTAACACTTGTTCATAAATATGTTTTTACACCGGTAAAGGTGGATGGGCCTTCTATGTATCCAACCCTGCACGATGAGGATTCTGTTATTTTGTGGAAATTAGGGTATCAACCTAAGCCATTTGACGTGGTAGTATTTGAATATTCTCCTAATGTCTATTATGTTAAGCGGGTCATTGGAATACCTGGACAAACGGTTTCTTATTATGACGATCAATTGTATGTAGATAACCAACCTGTTATGGAAAATTATCTACAAAGAGGGAAAAGTGTTGTAGCGTATAGCGGTTCTTTTACTGAGGATTTTACTTTAGAAGACATTTGCCAATTTGATGAGTGTTCTGTTATTCCAGAAGATTATTATTTGGTCCTTGGTGATAATCGCCCACATAGTCGGGATAGTCGGGATATTGGGTTGGTTCATAAGGATCAGCTTTTAGGAAAGGCGGTTTGGATTCAGTGGCCATTATCAAGTTTTGGGCCGATTGAATAA
- the rplS gene encoding 50S ribosomal protein L19 produces MSQQLINELTQSYLKTDLPEFRAGDNVRVHVRIKEGNRERVQVFEGLVLKRQNGKGISGTFTVRKISFGCGVERTFPLHTPIIEKIEVTRRGKVRRAKLNYIRSLSAKAARIKERR; encoded by the coding sequence ATGAGTCAACAATTAATCAATGAATTAACACAATCATATTTAAAAACAGATTTACCAGAATTCCGCGCAGGAGATAACGTACGTGTACACGTTCGTATTAAAGAGGGTAACCGTGAGCGCGTTCAGGTATTCGAAGGTTTAGTATTAAAACGTCAAAATGGTAAAGGAATTAGCGGAACATTCACAGTTCGTAAAATCTCTTTCGGATGTGGTGTAGAACGTACATTCCCATTACACACACCAATTATTGAAAAAATCGAAGTTACTCGTCGTGGTAAAGTTCGTCGTGCAAAACTTAACTACATCCGTAGCTTATCAGCGAAAGCAGCTCGTATTAAAGAGCGTCGATAA
- the trmD gene encoding tRNA (guanosine(37)-N1)-methyltransferase TrmD, with protein sequence MKIDVLTLFPEMFTGVFNDSILKRAQASGAVELNTVNFREFSENKHKKVDDYPYGGGAGMLLTAQPIFDAVESVCQAGETKPRIILMCPQGERFTQSKAEELSKEEHLIFICGHYEGFDERIREYLVTDELSLGDYVLTGGELAAMVMTDAVVRLLPDVLGKQESHEDDSFSTGLLEFPQYTRPVDFRGMVVPEVLISGNHKRIEQWRHEQSLYRTYQRRPDLLESRSLTEKEKQLIDQFKALKND encoded by the coding sequence ATGAAAATAGATGTTTTAACTTTATTTCCAGAAATGTTTACAGGGGTTTTTAATGATTCCATTTTAAAAAGGGCACAAGCGAGTGGCGCTGTTGAATTAAACACCGTAAATTTTCGAGAATTTTCCGAAAATAAACATAAAAAGGTGGACGATTATCCTTATGGTGGTGGTGCTGGAATGCTATTGACAGCCCAGCCAATCTTTGATGCAGTTGAATCAGTGTGTCAGGCTGGAGAGACGAAGCCACGGATTATATTGATGTGTCCTCAAGGCGAGCGATTCACCCAATCGAAAGCAGAAGAGTTATCTAAAGAGGAACATCTCATTTTTATCTGTGGACATTATGAAGGATTCGATGAGCGAATTCGTGAATATTTAGTTACGGACGAATTATCTTTAGGTGATTACGTATTAACGGGTGGGGAGCTTGCTGCCATGGTGATGACGGATGCCGTTGTTCGTTTGTTACCTGATGTTTTAGGAAAGCAAGAATCTCATGAAGATGATTCATTTTCAACAGGATTACTTGAATTTCCCCAGTATACTCGTCCGGTTGACTTTCGGGGAATGGTAGTTCCAGAGGTGCTAATTTCAGGTAATCATAAAAGGATTGAACAGTGGCGTCATGAACAATCACTTTACCGTACTTATCAACGCCGTCCAGATTTACTAGAATCTCGGTCATTAACGGAGAAAGAAAAACAACTCATTGATCAATTTAAAGCGTTAAAAAATGATTAA
- the rimM gene encoding ribosome maturation factor RimM (Essential for efficient processing of 16S rRNA), translating to MDFLQVGKIVNTHALQGEVKVISNSDFKEDRFKKGSQLVIDFNGDHIEVTVATHRVHKGADLLKFKHLNSINDVEKFKGCALLVSADELDELDENEFYYFEIIGCQVVTTDDEVIGEISEILETGANDVWVVKRPGQKDALIPYIEDVVKSVDIESKKVTINVLEGLL from the coding sequence ATGGATTTTTTACAGGTTGGCAAAATTGTTAATACACATGCCCTTCAAGGGGAAGTTAAAGTTATTTCAAATAGTGATTTTAAAGAAGATCGATTTAAGAAGGGAAGCCAATTAGTGATTGATTTTAATGGCGATCATATTGAGGTAACAGTGGCTACTCATCGTGTTCATAAAGGGGCCGATTTGTTAAAGTTTAAACATCTTAATTCCATCAACGATGTTGAAAAGTTTAAAGGGTGTGCATTATTAGTTTCGGCGGACGAGTTAGACGAACTCGATGAAAATGAATTTTATTACTTCGAGATTATCGGGTGTCAAGTAGTGACAACGGATGATGAAGTGATTGGAGAGATTAGTGAAATTCTTGAAACAGGAGCGAATGATGTTTGGGTTGTGAAACGTCCAGGTCAGAAAGATGCGCTGATTCCTTACATTGAAGATGTTGTAAAATCAGTAGACATCGAGTCAAAAAAAGTAACAATTAATGTGTTAGAAGGGTTATTATAA
- a CDS encoding CPBP family intramembrane glutamic endopeptidase encodes MNLRLTKSTVLIFTYIFAMFLLPYLSCQLLAKICTSEIDIQVYANLISYLVLVVVSLLFFGSELSKQFKQIVSAKHFIKHIFIGWLLLFISSYIASFLIIFFTQSSDSSSNQQVITDLMAFHPILMGGMTILCAPLVEEVVFRLTVMRGLLKYPWIAILLSSFLFGLIHVISSLFIGDFADCIYIIQYMAMGCALGYVYYRHQNIWYSIGVHAIQNTLSTVMVILLSLLTA; translated from the coding sequence ATGAATTTACGTCTAACAAAATCAACTGTCTTAATTTTCACGTATATTTTTGCGATGTTTTTATTACCTTATTTATCTTGTCAACTACTTGCTAAGATTTGTACAAGCGAAATTGATATTCAGGTGTATGCCAATTTAATCTCTTACCTTGTCCTCGTGGTTGTTTCACTCTTATTCTTCGGATCAGAACTCTCTAAACAATTCAAACAAATTGTATCGGCTAAACACTTCATTAAACATATTTTTATCGGCTGGCTACTCTTATTTATTTCATCCTATATTGCGAGCTTCCTCATTATTTTCTTTACTCAATCGTCAGATTCTTCAAGCAATCAACAAGTCATCACGGATTTAATGGCATTTCATCCAATTTTAATGGGGGGAATGACCATTTTATGCGCCCCACTTGTTGAAGAGGTAGTTTTTCGATTAACTGTAATGAGAGGATTACTTAAATATCCTTGGATTGCGATTTTACTAAGTAGTTTCTTATTCGGACTCATTCACGTCATTAGTTCATTATTCATTGGTGATTTTGCAGATTGTATCTATATTATTCAATACATGGCTATGGGATGCGCTCTTGGGTATGTCTATTATCGTCATCAAAACATTTGGTATTCTATCGGTGTTCACGCTATTCAAAATACATTATCAACCGTTATGGTTATTCTTCTTTCACTTTTAACAGCATAA
- the feoB gene encoding ferrous iron transport protein B: MLIGNPNVGKTTLFNALTGANAHVGNWSGVTVDKLVGSIKGKKAELIDLPGTYSVTPSSEDEGVVTYAIINESYNGFINIIDTTHFKRNLHLTIQLLEANVPMMMTLNMIDALNKKGLTFDIKKFNEYVSNELVLVSARKGEGVSQVVDRLDHLSVKKPFRLYYGLTIEKAITQIIELVPQTVNQLDKRWVAIQALEGNDGIYSILSDEEKKKIQQVVCTTESQIVESGDALSLKGAIFNKRREWIHQVYQACIKPIPGAKVENEVKLTPIDRYLTHPVFGLFVFLFLMFVTYVLTFDWLGNPISDGFTAVLENWVTPTISSMLLSLGLPEDGFIYGALIDGVLAGVGGVIVFLPQILILFFCLSLMEATGYMARVAIVMDYIFSGFGLNGKAIVPLITGFGCNVPAIMATRTIPDKFERIKTMMVIPFMSCSARLPVYVLFVGLFFKKSQSFIIMGLYLLGIIVALLSAKLLSVSIFKKTQSQFILEVPPYRAPQFKNLMGQTLSRGNDFLHTAGKFIVLGSVLLWLLQEMGPSGLHVAGDQSYLAILGGLLAPLFIPLGFGTWQATSSLVVGFLAKELVASSMLIICGAEIGILNLFTPLQAFSFLVFSLLYIPCLSTVGVMYQETKSIKTTLLMISFGLIVAYVVSLIVYQLGLFIY; encoded by the coding sequence ATGTTGATTGGAAATCCTAATGTTGGAAAAACAACATTATTTAATGCGCTAACAGGGGCGAATGCTCACGTTGGAAATTGGAGCGGGGTAACGGTTGATAAATTAGTCGGATCCATTAAAGGCAAGAAGGCCGAGCTCATTGATTTACCCGGAACCTATAGCGTGACACCGAGTAGTGAAGATGAAGGGGTAGTAACGTATGCTATTATAAATGAATCGTATAATGGGTTTATTAATATTATTGATACGACACACTTTAAGAGAAATTTACATTTGACGATTCAGTTGCTTGAAGCAAATGTGCCAATGATGATGACACTTAATATGATAGATGCTCTTAATAAAAAGGGATTAACGTTCGATATAAAAAAATTTAATGAATATGTTTCGAATGAACTTGTTTTAGTTTCTGCCAGAAAAGGTGAGGGAGTTTCTCAGGTCGTGGATCGATTAGATCACCTATCTGTCAAAAAGCCGTTTAGACTATATTATGGACTGACCATTGAAAAGGCGATTACCCAAATTATTGAATTAGTTCCCCAGACGGTTAATCAGTTGGATAAACGTTGGGTTGCCATTCAAGCATTAGAGGGCAATGATGGAATTTACTCCATTCTATCTGATGAAGAGAAGAAAAAGATTCAACAGGTTGTTTGCACAACAGAGAGCCAAATTGTTGAATCAGGTGATGCTCTTTCTTTAAAGGGGGCAATTTTTAATAAACGACGTGAATGGATTCATCAAGTCTATCAGGCTTGTATTAAACCAATTCCCGGGGCTAAGGTAGAGAATGAGGTAAAATTGACTCCTATCGACCGCTATTTAACACATCCTGTATTTGGTTTGTTTGTTTTTTTATTTCTCATGTTTGTAACTTATGTTTTAACGTTTGATTGGCTCGGAAATCCAATTTCTGATGGATTTACAGCTGTTTTAGAGAATTGGGTAACACCTACTATCTCGTCGATGCTTTTATCCCTAGGACTTCCCGAAGACGGCTTTATCTATGGGGCTTTAATTGACGGTGTTTTAGCCGGGGTAGGAGGAGTCATTGTCTTTCTTCCGCAAATTTTAATTTTATTTTTCTGTCTCTCACTTATGGAGGCGACGGGATACATGGCTCGGGTTGCTATCGTCATGGATTATATTTTTTCTGGATTCGGTTTAAATGGTAAAGCAATCGTTCCACTTATTACTGGTTTTGGATGTAATGTTCCCGCTATTATGGCAACTCGAACCATTCCTGATAAGTTTGAAAGAATCAAGACGATGATGGTCATTCCATTTATGTCATGTTCGGCTCGGTTACCGGTTTACGTTTTATTCGTGGGCCTATTTTTTAAAAAATCACAATCATTCATTATTATGGGGCTTTATTTATTGGGGATTATTGTTGCCTTGTTAAGTGCTAAGTTATTATCTGTATCGATTTTTAAGAAAACTCAAAGTCAGTTTATTTTAGAGGTTCCGCCTTACCGTGCGCCACAGTTTAAAAACTTAATGGGCCAAACATTAAGTCGTGGAAATGATTTTCTGCATACGGCGGGAAAATTTATTGTACTTGGTTCTGTGTTATTATGGTTGCTTCAAGAGATGGGACCCTCAGGGTTGCATGTAGCGGGTGATCAAAGTTATTTGGCCATACTAGGGGGCCTTTTAGCACCTCTATTTATCCCACTTGGATTTGGAACCTGGCAGGCAACGAGTAGTTTAGTGGTGGGATTTTTAGCCAAAGAATTAGTCGCCTCGTCTATGTTGATTATCTGCGGGGCCGAAATAGGAATTTTAAACTTATTTACACCACTACAGGCATTTAGTTTCCTCGTTTTTTCGTTACTTTATATTCCGTGTCTGTCGACCGTAGGGGTCATGTATCAAGAAACAAAGTCAATTAAGACAACCCTGTTAATGATTTCCTTCGGATTAATAGTTGCCTATGTTGTGAGTTTAATTGTTTATCAGCTTGGATTGTTTATCTATTAG
- a CDS encoding FeoA family protein, which produces MTLATLKKGDRAIITSFNELSESFSRRLYDVGIAIGSEVTLLSVLNFGQLFYISIDDVDFCIRKQDATKIMIERI; this is translated from the coding sequence ATGACGTTAGCGACATTAAAAAAGGGAGACCGTGCTATTATTACATCATTTAACGAGTTATCTGAAAGTTTTAGCCGTCGTTTATATGATGTTGGGATTGCAATTGGCTCTGAGGTGACACTATTAAGTGTTTTAAATTTTGGACAACTGTTTTATATATCGATTGATGATGTTGATTTTTGTATCCGAAAACAGGATGCCACAAAAATTATGATTGAAAGGATATAA
- a CDS encoding nucleoside recognition domain-containing protein encodes MKNIMKSVILLAFLAILLLQPAPIIAATKTGFLTWADKVIPSLFPFFVLTRLMVYYQVPQLIGKLLAPLFKYLLHLSPITFFVMLMSMISGNPSGSKMARDYYDQRLISDREMEGLMYFCNFSSPLFILGTVGVVLYQSTTIGYLLLIAHLVGSLTVFLACYPLLRNKHALSQVKIQLPTQSFSSILIDCIEGSLQTLIRIGGIIVFFYIISEALTIIHFTSFISTLTSPLLTSINLSSADPLIAGILEFTQGVTKVSQSSASLQIKLILTAFIVGFTGLSVHTQSFMFAKNLKIPYFKYLMMRILHGTTSSIIMVLLSKTYLLENIHVFAPIEPSTYPLPHPTISITLFLLATLIILKVGRLLKQTFFTFSN; translated from the coding sequence ATGAAAAATATCATGAAATCTGTTATTCTTCTTGCATTTCTTGCAATTCTTTTACTCCAACCAGCGCCCATAATTGCGGCGACTAAAACTGGTTTTTTAACATGGGCTGATAAGGTCATCCCATCGCTTTTCCCATTTTTTGTTTTAACACGCCTCATGGTGTACTACCAGGTTCCCCAACTCATTGGAAAACTATTAGCACCCCTTTTCAAGTACCTTCTTCATCTCTCGCCAATTACATTCTTTGTTATGTTAATGAGTATGATTAGCGGGAACCCATCCGGATCTAAAATGGCGCGGGATTATTACGACCAACGCCTCATCAGTGACCGTGAGATGGAAGGATTGATGTACTTTTGTAATTTTTCAAGTCCACTATTTATTTTAGGAACGGTCGGCGTGGTGCTTTATCAATCAACAACCATCGGATACCTTCTCCTTATCGCGCATCTCGTTGGATCATTAACCGTCTTTCTAGCATGCTATCCTTTATTACGTAATAAACATGCGCTAAGTCAGGTTAAAATCCAACTGCCTACCCAATCCTTCTCGTCCATTTTAATTGACTGTATTGAGGGAAGTTTACAAACTTTAATTCGTATCGGTGGAATTATTGTTTTCTTTTATATTATATCAGAGGCGCTGACAATCATCCACTTTACATCGTTCATCAGCACCCTTACTTCCCCCTTACTCACCTCAATCAATCTTTCATCTGCCGATCCACTGATTGCCGGAATTTTAGAGTTTACTCAAGGAGTCACAAAAGTTTCCCAATCTTCTGCCTCCTTACAAATTAAACTCATTCTAACTGCTTTCATTGTAGGATTTACAGGACTCTCTGTCCATACTCAAAGTTTTATGTTTGCTAAAAACTTAAAGATCCCTTATTTCAAATATCTTATGATGAGAATCCTCCATGGAACTACGAGTTCTATCATCATGGTTCTGTTGTCAAAAACCTATTTACTAGAAAACATCCATGTCTTCGCACCAATAGAACCATCCACTTATCCACTTCCTCATCCAACCATTTCAATCACACTTTTTCTTCTAGCCACACTCATCATTTTAAAGGTAGGACGTCTACTAAAACAAACATTCTTTACCTTTTCTAACTAA
- the coaD gene encoding pantetheine-phosphate adenylyltransferase, which produces MHKVGIYSGTFDPVTNGHLDVIERGYELFDYLYVTVAENINKKTLFTLEERVALLKQATAHLPRVEVRVCSDQLIVDFAKQVGAKTILRGLRAVTDFEYEFQIATTNKRLAPDIETVFLMTKAENMFLSSSTTKEVARFGGDVSSFVPPFVQVELEKKYQQLKKKD; this is translated from the coding sequence GTGCATAAGGTGGGAATTTATTCCGGAACTTTCGATCCGGTAACTAATGGACATTTAGATGTGATTGAAAGGGGCTACGAGTTATTTGACTATTTATATGTCACCGTAGCAGAAAATATTAATAAAAAAACATTATTTACGCTTGAGGAGCGGGTGGCTCTGTTAAAGCAAGCAACGGCTCATTTACCACGTGTAGAGGTGAGGGTATGCTCGGATCAACTTATCGTCGATTTTGCCAAACAAGTAGGGGCAAAAACGATTTTAAGGGGGTTACGTGCCGTAACAGATTTTGAGTATGAGTTTCAGATTGCGACGACGAATAAGCGACTGGCACCAGATATTGAAACTGTCTTTTTGATGACAAAAGCGGAGAATATGTTCCTCTCTTCATCGACAACGAAAGAAGTTGCAAGATTTGGGGGGGATGTGTCAAGTTTTGTTCCCCCATTTGTACAAGTGGAATTGGAAAAAAAGTATCAACAATTAAAAAAGAAAGATTAA
- the rsmD gene encoding 16S rRNA (guanine(966)-N(2))-methyltransferase RsmD: MRVVAGTLKGRSIKAVKGTNTRPTTDKVKESIFNIIGPYFEGGLALDLFGGSGNLGIESLSRGIERAIFVDRENIAIQTIKQNIKDLKLDERVEIYRNDAFKALKAIVKRELKFDLILLDPPYKGQRINELIEFIHEHELLSPGGIIMAECLKEDELHDSVGDIVVCKREVYGITAITIYRRES, encoded by the coding sequence ATGCGAGTGGTTGCTGGTACATTAAAAGGACGCAGTATCAAGGCTGTTAAAGGGACCAATACACGCCCGACGACAGATAAGGTTAAGGAAAGTATCTTTAATATTATAGGGCCGTATTTTGAAGGAGGGCTTGCTCTAGATCTTTTTGGAGGAAGTGGGAATCTTGGAATAGAGTCATTAAGTCGTGGGATTGAACGAGCTATTTTCGTTGATCGTGAAAATATAGCGATCCAGACGATTAAGCAAAATATTAAAGATTTAAAATTAGATGAGCGAGTTGAAATTTATCGAAATGATGCCTTTAAGGCGTTAAAAGCTATAGTCAAACGTGAATTAAAGTTTGATCTTATTTTATTAGATCCTCCATATAAAGGACAACGAATTAATGAGTTGATTGAATTTATTCATGAGCATGAATTATTAAGTCCGGGTGGAATTATTATGGCTGAGTGTCTGAAAGAGGATGAACTTCATGATTCGGTTGGAGATATTGTAGTTTGTAAACGAGAAGTCTACGGAATTACGGCGATTACTATTTACCGTCGTGAATCATAG